The following are encoded in a window of Lactobacillus panisapium genomic DNA:
- a CDS encoding aminotransferase class I/II-fold pyridoxal phosphate-dependent enzyme: MPHLAADLTAITATPLAEIPPSGIRAFAQKVDDIPGLIKLTLGEPDLNTPEHVKQAAVQSILDNDSHYSAQKGTPKLRRAISAYLKRKQNLSYDPETEVIVTVGATEAIACAMLALFQPGDEIIVPTPSYALYFPLIQFTKAKLVPINTAKTDFVLTPEALKDTLRQHPHAKAILLNYPTNPTGRECSSSVLAQLAPIIAENHLYVISDEIYGELTYGIKHTSIARYLPDRTLLINGLSKSHAMTGYRIGYIAGPANLISPIAKMHAFLVTAPSNPAQAAAAEALEHGDYDPAQARPIYQKRRDYLVKALNDLGLKTMTSEGAFYVFTQIPAEYGTDDEKFALDLARQAKVGGTPGSAFGPGGEGHVRFSYAASDADLHEAVNRIKNFLVTKDDNK, from the coding sequence ATGCCTCATTTAGCTGCTGATTTAACTGCAATAACTGCCACGCCCTTGGCCGAAATACCACCTTCAGGGATTCGTGCGTTTGCCCAAAAAGTTGATGATATTCCGGGTTTAATTAAATTAACTTTAGGAGAACCAGATTTAAATACACCTGAACACGTTAAACAAGCAGCTGTTCAAAGCATTTTAGATAATGATTCCCATTATTCGGCCCAAAAGGGTACTCCAAAATTGCGTCGAGCAATAAGCGCCTATTTAAAACGCAAACAAAATTTGTCTTATGATCCCGAAACTGAAGTCATTGTTACGGTTGGTGCGACAGAAGCGATTGCTTGCGCGATGCTGGCGTTGTTTCAGCCAGGGGATGAAATTATTGTGCCGACCCCATCTTATGCCTTATATTTTCCGCTAATTCAATTTACTAAAGCAAAATTGGTGCCAATTAATACCGCTAAAACCGATTTCGTTCTGACGCCGGAAGCCTTGAAAGACACATTACGGCAGCATCCTCATGCCAAAGCAATTTTGCTCAATTATCCGACCAATCCTACCGGTCGCGAATGTTCTAGCAGCGTTTTGGCTCAGCTGGCCCCGATTATTGCAGAAAATCACTTATATGTAATTTCTGATGAGATTTATGGTGAACTGACTTATGGCATTAAGCATACTTCCATTGCCCGTTATTTGCCCGACCGTACCCTCTTAATTAATGGCTTATCTAAGTCACACGCGATGACAGGCTACCGCATCGGCTATATTGCGGGTCCGGCTAATTTGATCAGTCCAATTGCTAAAATGCATGCTTTTTTAGTGACAGCTCCGTCTAATCCGGCCCAGGCAGCGGCTGCAGAAGCGCTAGAACATGGCGATTATGATCCAGCACAGGCGCGCCCAATTTATCAAAAAAGGCGTGACTACCTGGTTAAAGCTCTTAATGATTTGGGCTTAAAGACGATGACCAGCGAGGGGGCATTTTATGTTTTTACCCAAATTCCGGCTGAATACGGGACAGACGATGAAAAATTTGCACTTGACTTAGCGCGGCAAGCTAAAGTCGGCGGTACCCCCGGCAGTGCATTTGGTCCCGGAGGAGAGGGACATGTCCGCTTTTCTTATGCTGCTAGTGATGCAGACTTACATGAGGCCGTAAACAGAATTAAGAATTTTTTAGTAACAAAGGATGATAACAAATGA